Within the Sulfurospirillum barnesii SES-3 genome, the region AGGTATTGACACGATGAATAATGTACGAGAGGCTTCCAAAAGTGTTAAGAGTGTGATGGGCGGACTCAATGAGAAAATGGAAAAAGGTGCATTTGATTTGGATATATTGGTGAAAGAAAATCTCTTACCCCTTCAAAATACTCTAAAAGAATTAGAATTCGTGTTGCGTGAAACCAGAGATTTGGTGGGCAATCTTAAAGATAGCCCCAGTGATTTACTCTTTAAATCAGAAACAACCCCGCCAGCCCCGAATGAATAAATTTAAAGGATAGATGATGAAAAAAGAACTCTTAAGTGTCTGTGCTCTTTTGCTTTTAAGTGGATGTAGCCTGAAAGAGACCACGGTTAAACCGTATAATTACTCTTTAGAGCCTATGGTAAAATTGGAGCGTTATCGTAGCCACAATAAAGATGTCCTCAAAATTGCACGCATAGACACTCCTAGTGGGCTTAATTCCAGAGCGATTCAATACAAAAAGGGCGGAGCTATCTTGCCCTACAAATATGGAACATGGAGTGAGACGCCTAGTTTAAAACTTCAACACCTCATCACCGAAGCCTTGCAAGATCAAAACCATTTTGAATCGGTCATCTCTGGGACGTCAATGGCATCCAATAATCTTGTCCTTGAATCGGTACTACAAAACTTTGAAGAAGTATTTGATGAAAATGGAAAGTCACATGTTTATGTGAGTCTTCGTGTACATCTTGTGGAGCTTAAAAGCGGTGAGGTCTTAGGCAGTGTGCGCCTCTCTTCTAAAAAAGAGGTTACCAACACCAACGGTGCTGCAGGGACAGTGGAAGCGTTTAACCTTGCTACTGCTGAGGTGATTAGCCATCTTGCCACATGGCTAAATGAGGTTCGCAAATAAGAATGCAAAAAGCGCTTTTTATTTTACTTCTCTTCCTAGGGGTGCTTTTTGCAAAAGCCGATTTTAGCGAAATGAGCACAGAAGAGCTTATTGCACTTATAGGGTATGTGGAACCGCATAAAGAAGAGCGTTTTTTTAAAGAGTTGCAACGTCGTGAAGCTCAAATGAGTGAAGAGCAAAAAGCACTCTATGAGAGCCAAAAACAAAAAAGAGACAGTGGTGAAAAATAGACTTTTATTGTTAGAAGATGACACCAATTTAAGTGAAACGGTGTGTGAATTTTTAGAATCCAAAGGCTATGAAGTACTCCCTGTTTATGATGGGGAAGAGGCTGAAGAGAAAATGTACGAAGGTGCGTTTGATCTTTTGTTACTTGATGTCAACGTGCCTGTGCTCAATGGGTTTGAACTTCTCAAAAAACGTCGCAATGAGGGCGATACCACACCTGCAATTTTTTTAACTTCGCTTAATGCCATTGAAGATTTAGAACATGGGTATGCGAGTGGATGTGATGATTATTTGCGCAAGCCTTTCGCACTGAAAGAGCTTCTTTTTCGCATTGAAAGTCTTTTGAGAAGAGAGTTTTTTCACCCACAGACAACGCACATTGTGATTCATGAAACCATGACATATGATTTGCAAACGCATCAGCTTTTTAGTGACAATCATCCGATACAATTGCAAAACAAAGAGGCAAAATTGCTTAAACTTTTTTTGCAAAAGAAAAATGAAATTATCAGCCATGAGACACTCATGTCGCACGTGTGGACGTATGAAGAACAAGGCAGTGATGAAGCGTTGCGTACGTACATTAAAAATCTTCGAAAACTGATAGGGAAAGAACACATTGTTAGCATTAAAAAATTGGGATATAAATTTACGCTCTAGTGAAAAAAAGACATTGTGGTCTTTTTTGGGGCTCTATGCCTTTTTAACCTTGCTTATTTTAGCATTTGTGGCATTTTTATATTATGGGTTTGAGCGTGATTTGATGCTTCAAAATGAACGAGAAAGCCTTTCCAATCTTACCAATGAGCAAATCCTAAGGCTAAAATCGTTACATGTAAACTTTGACAAAGAACAAACCTACCCGA harbors:
- a CDS encoding response regulator transcription factor codes for the protein MKNRLLLLEDDTNLSETVCEFLESKGYEVLPVYDGEEAEEKMYEGAFDLLLLDVNVPVLNGFELLKKRRNEGDTTPAIFLTSLNAIEDLEHGYASGCDDYLRKPFALKELLFRIESLLRREFFHPQTTHIVIHETMTYDLQTHQLFSDNHPIQLQNKEAKLLKLFLQKKNEIISHETLMSHVWTYEEQGSDEALRTYIKNLRKLIGKEHIVSIKKLGYKFTL
- a CDS encoding ABC-type transport auxiliary lipoprotein family protein, giving the protein MKKELLSVCALLLLSGCSLKETTVKPYNYSLEPMVKLERYRSHNKDVLKIARIDTPSGLNSRAIQYKKGGAILPYKYGTWSETPSLKLQHLITEALQDQNHFESVISGTSMASNNLVLESVLQNFEEVFDENGKSHVYVSLRVHLVELKSGEVLGSVRLSSKKEVTNTNGAAGTVEAFNLATAEVISHLATWLNEVRK
- a CDS encoding DUF1104 domain-containing protein, which codes for MQKALFILLLFLGVLFAKADFSEMSTEELIALIGYVEPHKEERFFKELQRREAQMSEEQKALYESQKQKRDSGEK